One window from the genome of Sulfurimonas hongkongensis encodes:
- the truB gene encoding tRNA pseudouridine(55) synthase TruB, with amino-acid sequence MNRLFVAYKPAGTSSNFFLSKLKRKYKNKKAGFAGTLDPFAKGVLLVGFGSHTKLFRFLNKTPKSYRATLWLGAASLSLDTEMIESVDMIDEIDEARVKEVVESLRGDLEYEPPIFSAKRINGQRAYDLARAGREFSLNKINSSIYEIKLISYCHPFVTFEATVSEGTYIRSLGRIIAQRLGVSDGSLSALERLNEGQFVYEDEKPLDIKKSLNIAQNFYLGDSDNLKYGRVLALEDLQMQNDGYYWLDNGDNISVINVADKSVKYELGRIYTC; translated from the coding sequence ATGAATAGACTCTTTGTAGCTTACAAACCTGCAGGGACTAGCTCAAACTTTTTTCTTTCAAAATTAAAACGAAAATACAAAAATAAAAAAGCAGGTTTTGCAGGAACACTTGACCCTTTTGCAAAAGGTGTTTTGCTTGTCGGTTTTGGTTCACATACTAAACTCTTTCGGTTTTTAAACAAAACTCCAAAGAGTTATCGTGCTACTCTTTGGTTAGGTGCTGCGTCTCTTTCATTAGACACTGAAATGATAGAGAGTGTTGACATGATAGATGAGATTGATGAGGCAAGAGTTAAAGAAGTTGTGGAGTCATTAAGAGGCGACTTAGAGTATGAGCCACCTATTTTTAGCGCTAAACGCATAAATGGGCAGAGAGCTTATGACCTAGCTAGAGCTGGCAGAGAATTTAGTCTTAATAAAATCAACTCTAGTATCTATGAAATAAAGCTTATAAGTTATTGTCACCCCTTTGTGACTTTTGAAGCTACAGTCTCAGAGGGCACGTATATCCGCTCACTTGGACGTATTATAGCCCAGAGATTAGGCGTGTCTGATGGAAGCCTTAGTGCCCTAGAGAGACTAAATGAGGGACAGTTTGTTTATGAAGATGAAAAGCCTCTTGATATTAAAAAATCACTCAATATTGCTCAAAATTTCTACCTAGGAGATAGTGATAATCTCAAATATGGAAGAGTTCTTGCTTTAGAAGATTTACAGATGCAAAATGATGGATACTATTGGCTTGACAATGGCGATAATATATCTGTTATAAATGTAGCAGACAAAAGTGTTAAATATGAACTAGGCAGGATATACACATGTTAG